A DNA window from Helianthus annuus cultivar XRQ/B chromosome 15, HanXRQr2.0-SUNRISE, whole genome shotgun sequence contains the following coding sequences:
- the LOC110924499 gene encoding uncharacterized protein LOC110924499, producing the protein MEDVLCTGSGLNQEMTLSRPGDTRWNSHYKTLSHLISLYPNIMEVLGWLVETGQTLPCSRQADGLLEDMKKYDFVFYIHLMEHILNITHMLSQCLQRKEQDLMNTVKLVSSTKNQLEKFRLEGFNEFLEKVNSFCDMYELEVKKLDDEYVNPRWPRRKTNITNRHYYEYDCFNAVLDLQIQEFGNRFNEVTSELLVCMSCLSPCDNFSAFDIPNILKLAEKYPYDFNEEEKRRLSVQLGNYFNFVKKDKQFANLDACSRITRRNRNR; encoded by the exons ATGGAAGACGTACTTTGTACCGGAAGTGGGTTGAACCAAGAAATGACACTTTCAAGGCCCGGGGATACACGTTGGAATTCCCATTACAAGACACTTTCCCATTTAATTTCTTTATATCCAAACATTATGGAAGTTCTTGGATGGTTAGTAGAAACGGGTCAAACTCTTCCTTGTAGTAGACAAGCGGACGGACTTCTAGAGGATATGAAAAAATACGACTTTGTATTTTACATACACTTGATGGAGCATATTCTAAACATCACACATATGTTGTCCCAATGTCTTCAAAGAAAGGAGCAAGATTTGATGAATACGGTTAAATTGGTTTCTTCCACCAAAAACCAACTTGAAAAGTTTAGGTTAGAAGGTTTTAATGAGTTCTTGGAGAAGGTTAACTCCTTTTGTGACATGTATGAACTTGAGGTGAAAAAATTGGATGATGAATACGTTAACCCAAGGTGGCCAAGAAGAAAGACGAACATCACAAATCGGCATTATTACGAGTATGATTGCTTCAATGCGGTTCTTGATTTGCAAATACAAGAATTTGGGAACCGTTTTAATGAGGTAACATCGGAACTACTTGTTTGTATGAGTTGTTTGAGTCCTTGTGATAATTTTAGTGCATTTGACATTCCAAATATACTAAAGTTAGCCGAGAAGTATCCATATGATTTCAATGAAGAGGAAAAACGAAGGCTTTCGGTTCAACTCGGAAACTactttaattttgtgaaaaaagATAAACAATTCGCCAACTTGGATG CTTGTTCTCGTATTACCCGtcgcaaccgcaaccgttga
- the LOC110924500 gene encoding zinc finger MYM-type protein 1-like has product MARFLKRKMDTSSELIDLDTLPSDPYDCKPIKSYNVNQKDAIRRAYILRGPYQPRGIEFPQTKFQGDELRKFKEEWYDKHEYKGWLEYSSKSDRVFCLCCYLFRSHFGDGRDTFVCGGYNNWKKVHASLKKHVGLVNSLHNKCFQMSADLVNENQAVHTQWDNRTPKEKREYRLRLSASTLPGKRLLNGGLAFRGHDESKDSLNQGNFLELLELMGEMNEELANVILENAPANNQMTSPKIQADIKHCYAQEMNHVMYQKKEQMAVVIRFVDKVGIVKERFIGLVHVKETNAITFKTAIDDILARYGLSLKRIRGQGYNGASNMSGEFNGLRALILKENVSAFYIHCFAHQLQLVVVAVAHKHTPIWRVFETITCLTNVVCVSSK; this is encoded by the exons atggcgcgatttctcaagaggaaaATGGATACATCTTCCGAACTAATTGATTTGGATACTCTTCCTTCAGATCCGTATGATTGCAAGCCGATAAAATCATATAACGTGAATCAAAAGGATGCGATTAGAAGGGCATATATACTAAGAGGACCGTATCAACCAAGAGGTATCGAATTCCCACAAACAAAGTTTCAAGGTGACGAGTTAAGAAAATTTAAGGAAGAATGGTATGACAAACATGAGTATAAGGGATGGTTAGAGTATAGCTCAAAATCGGATCGCGTGTTTTGCTTATGTTGCTATTTGTTTAGGAGCCACTTCGGAGATGGTAGAGACACATTTGTGTGCGGTGGGTATAACAATTGGAAAAAGGTACATGCGTCACTTAAGAAACATGTTGGTTTAGTTAATAGTCTACACAACAAATGTTTCCAAATGAGTGCCGATTTAGTTAACGAAAATCAAGCGGTACACACACAATGGGACAATAGGACCCCTAAGGAGAAACGTGAATACCGACTTAGACTTAGTGCTTCTACTTTGCCTGGGAAAAGGTTGTTGAATGGCGGATTGGCGTTTCGTGGACATGATGAATCAAAAGATTCATTAAATCAAGGGAATTTCTTAGAGCTTTTAGAACTCATGGGTGAAATGAATGAAGAGCTTGCTAACGTTATTTTAGAGAATGCACCCGCGAATAACCAAATGACAAGTCCTAAAATTCAAGCGGACATCAAACATTGTTATGCTCAAGAG ATGAATCATGTGATGTATcaaaaaaaagaacaaatggcgGTTGTTATTCGTTTTGTTGATAAAGTTGGGATTGTTAAGGAGCGTTTTATTGGGCTTGTTCATGTCAAAGAGACAAACGCAATAACATTCAAAACGGCTATTGATGATATATTGGCACGTTATGGGTTAAGTTTGAAAAGGATTAGAGGCCAAGGCTATAACGGGGCAAGTAACATGTCGGGCGAGTTTAACGGCCTAAGGGCTCTAATCTTAAAGGAAAATGTTTCGGCCTTTTATATTCATTGCTTTGCACACCAACTTCAACTAGTTGTTGTGGCGGTGGCGCACAAACACACACCAATTTGGAGAGTTTTTGAAACGATAACATGTTTAACAAATGTCGTTTGTGTATCTTCTAAATGA
- the LOC110922246 gene encoding universal stress protein PHOS32, whose protein sequence is MAKGRTIGIAMDYSTTSKIALKWAIDNLISTGDTVVFLLVLSPKSDPVNKQLFADTGSPLIPLVEFKEVGVCRKYGITPDSELFDMLDCVSVGKKANVVAKVYWGDPREKLCEAVNHLKLDAMVLGSRGLGTIKRVLLGSVSSHVVQNATCPVTVVK, encoded by the exons ATGGCCAAGGGTCGTACAATCGGAATTGCAATGGATTACTCAACAACCAGCAAAATAGCATTGAAATGGGCGATCGACAACCTCATATCCACAGGCGACACCGTTGTCTTCCTCCTTGTGTTGTCGCCGAAGTCTGATCCGGTCAACAAGCAGCTGTTTGCGGACACGGGATCAC CTTTGATACCGTTGGTGGAGTTCAAAGAGGTTGGTGTGTGTAGGAAGTATGGTATTACTCCTGATTCTGAGCTTTTTGACATGCTTGATTGTGTTTCAGTCGGTAAAAAG GCTAATGTGGTGGCGAAGGTTTACTGGGGAGATCCGAGGGAGAAGTTGTGTGAAGCTGTAAATCATCTAAAACTTGATGCTATGGTTCTTGGCAGCAGAGGTCTCGGTACCATAAAAAG GGTGTTGCTTGGGAGTGTAAGCAGCCATGTGGTGCAGAACGCAACCTGTCCAGTCACTGTTGTGAAGTAG